The Bryobacteraceae bacterium genome includes a window with the following:
- the glgC gene encoding glucose-1-phosphate adenylyltransferase gives MHLRVLSFVLAGGKGTRLYPLTKERAKPAVPFGGQYRIVDFVLSNLVNSGLHSIYVLIQFKSQSLLQHLRDGWEFSGILKDRYIIPVPAQMRSPGETWYRGTADAIFQNINLIEQSEPHLVAVFGADHVYRMNVREMIEYHEQKRAQATVAAIPVPKEMAAEFGVIEVAEDGRILAFHEKKADAPTIPGDPAHVLASMGNYVFSTPALLKYLYEDARDEESTHDFGRDILPKWVARGDVFAYDFNTNHIPGDPVGAPVYWRDVGTIDAYYDANMDLRAVSPVLNLYNKQWPLRTAGYDDPPAKFTFDEENRRGQAIDSIVSSGSILAGGMVRNSVIGRGVRVHSGAVVEDSIIFDNCDIGRRARIKRAILDKNVVVPEDAVIGYDLEADRKKYHVTESGIVVVEGRRSRVPVSPLEI, from the coding sequence ATGCATCTGCGCGTTCTCTCATTCGTCCTCGCCGGCGGAAAAGGCACGCGGCTTTACCCGCTCACGAAAGAGCGCGCCAAGCCGGCAGTCCCCTTCGGCGGCCAGTACCGCATCGTTGATTTCGTCCTTTCCAACCTCGTGAACTCGGGCCTTCATTCCATCTACGTCCTCATCCAGTTCAAGAGCCAGTCTCTCCTGCAGCACCTGCGCGACGGCTGGGAGTTTTCCGGCATTCTGAAGGACCGCTACATCATCCCCGTGCCCGCGCAGATGCGTTCGCCCGGCGAAACCTGGTACCGCGGCACCGCCGATGCGATCTTTCAGAACATCAACCTGATCGAGCAGTCCGAACCGCACCTGGTGGCCGTCTTCGGCGCCGATCACGTCTACCGCATGAATGTGCGGGAGATGATCGAGTATCACGAACAGAAGCGCGCGCAGGCCACCGTGGCCGCCATCCCGGTGCCAAAGGAAATGGCCGCGGAATTCGGCGTCATCGAAGTGGCCGAAGACGGCCGCATCCTGGCGTTTCACGAGAAAAAAGCGGACGCGCCCACCATTCCCGGAGACCCCGCGCACGTGCTGGCGTCGATGGGCAATTACGTGTTCTCCACCCCCGCACTGCTCAAGTACCTGTACGAGGACGCGCGCGACGAAGAGTCCACCCATGATTTCGGGCGCGACATTCTTCCGAAATGGGTCGCCCGCGGCGACGTGTTCGCCTACGACTTCAACACCAACCACATCCCCGGCGATCCCGTCGGCGCGCCCGTCTACTGGCGCGACGTCGGCACCATCGACGCCTACTACGACGCCAACATGGATCTGCGCGCCGTCAGCCCCGTGCTGAACCTCTATAACAAGCAGTGGCCGCTGCGCACCGCCGGATACGACGACCCGCCCGCCAAGTTCACCTTCGACGAGGAGAACCGCCGCGGACAGGCGATCGACTCCATCGTCAGCTCCGGCTCGATTCTCGCCGGCGGCATGGTGCGCAACTCTGTCATCGGCCGCGGCGTGCGCGTGCACTCGGGCGCCGTGGTCGAAGACTCGATCATCTTCGACAACTGCGATATCGGACGCCGCGCCCGCATCAAGCGCGCCATCCTCGACAAGAACGTTGTCGTGCCGGAAGACGCCGTCATCGGCTACGACCTGGAAGCCGACCGCAAGAAATACCACGTCACCGAAAGCGGCATCGTCGTGGTGGAAGGGCGCCGCTCGCGCGTGCCGGTTTCGCCCCTGGAGATCTGA
- the infC gene encoding translation initiation factor IF-3, producing the protein MHPRFSRPRVRVRENVNEAIRAREVRAVFPDGVVEIMPTQQAIRRAKEMGLDLILVSPTAEPPVAKAMDYGQWQYEQKKKQQEAKKKQHVIQVKELKFRPNTDDHDYNFKLKHAIRFLTEGNRVKAVVQFRGREIAHADLGKNLLMRLAGDLAQYGTVEGQPRLEGRFAHIIITPVKKEAKKEKPAEPKPAAPPPAAPEPEAPQG; encoded by the coding sequence ATGCATCCTAGATTTTCCCGCCCGCGCGTCAGAGTCCGAGAGAACGTGAACGAAGCCATCCGGGCGCGAGAGGTGCGCGCCGTGTTCCCCGATGGCGTCGTCGAGATCATGCCGACGCAACAGGCGATCCGGCGCGCCAAGGAAATGGGGCTCGACCTGATCCTGGTGTCCCCCACGGCCGAACCTCCCGTCGCCAAGGCGATGGACTACGGCCAGTGGCAGTACGAGCAGAAGAAGAAGCAGCAGGAGGCGAAGAAGAAGCAGCACGTGATCCAGGTGAAGGAGCTGAAATTCCGGCCCAATACCGACGATCACGACTACAACTTCAAGCTGAAGCACGCCATCCGCTTCCTGACGGAAGGCAACCGCGTGAAGGCGGTGGTGCAGTTCCGCGGCCGCGAAATCGCCCACGCCGACCTGGGCAAGAACCTGCTGATGCGTCTGGCCGGGGACCTGGCGCAGTACGGGACTGTCGAGGGGCAGCCCCGGCTCGAGGGCCGCTTTGCGCACATCATCATCACGCCGGTGAAAAAGGAAGCCAAGAAGGAGAAGCCCGCGGAGCCGAAGCCTGCCGCGCCTCCGCCCGCCGCGCCCGAGCCGGAAGCGCCGCAGGGCTGA
- a CDS encoding mRNA interferase has translation MASREARKKAPQIGPPRRGEIYPVNLDPAVGAEIRKTRPALVIQNDISNRHSPVTIVAAITSKFGDPPYPTEVILEPEESGLPLRSAVLLNQIRTVDRQRLVKRLGRAAAATMVQVDRALQISLGLIRL, from the coding sequence ATGGCAAGCCGCGAAGCCCGGAAGAAAGCGCCACAGATAGGCCCGCCACGCAGAGGCGAAATCTATCCGGTGAACCTTGACCCGGCGGTCGGCGCCGAAATCCGGAAGACGCGGCCGGCTCTGGTGATCCAGAACGACATCAGCAACCGCCATAGCCCCGTCACCATTGTTGCGGCGATCACCTCGAAGTTCGGTGATCCGCCCTATCCCACCGAAGTCATTCTGGAACCTGAAGAATCCGGCCTGCCGCTGCGCTCCGCCGTGCTGCTGAACCAGATCCGTACCGTAGACAGGCAGCGTCTGGTGAAACGCCTTGGCCGGGCAGCGGCAGCAACAATGGTTCAGGTGGACCGGGCGCTCCAGATCAGCCTCGGACTCATCAGACTCTGA
- a CDS encoding DUF4139 domain-containing protein, which yields MRLHAWLGIVALATAGGQTQLTIYNQNFAAVRERRVLELKKGENEIRVTGITAHLEPESVVLRHIRQPDSIQILEQNYESDPLSEGLLLRKSEGRVLAFEVVHPQTGERKIVKGRILRSGYVPHLSALSRYGQQYRTAQMLHADPQGGGQPIVEVEGKIQFGLPGKPLFDALDPQAFLKPTLLWRLHSAVDGNQEVEFSYLTGGMRWEANYNAVASEKGDVFDLSGWVTLENMSGKDFENARIRLMAGDVARAQEEPPVRRVNLALAESLASAPAVAERSFEEYHLYTLERPTTVLDREIKQVEFVRATGVPAKRLYIYDGFRSDPRFRGWDPSTLRKLPEYGANSSSKVWVMLEFQNSEQSRLGMPLPRGAVKIYRRDADGRNEFVGEDRIDHTPKDETVRLYMGNAFDLVGERRQTNFVADSGNRWVDESFEIKVRNHKKEPVTVRVVEHMYRWTQWEISSASQEYRKTDARTIEFQPVIAPGGEAVIRYTVHYSW from the coding sequence ATGAGACTCCACGCATGGCTCGGGATTGTCGCGCTTGCAACAGCCGGCGGACAGACGCAGCTCACCATCTACAACCAGAATTTCGCTGCAGTCAGGGAAAGGCGCGTCCTTGAGCTGAAGAAGGGCGAAAACGAGATCCGCGTCACCGGGATCACCGCGCACCTGGAACCGGAATCCGTGGTGCTGCGCCATATCAGACAACCCGATTCGATCCAGATTCTTGAACAGAATTACGAGAGCGACCCGCTCAGCGAGGGCTTGCTCCTGCGGAAATCGGAAGGCAGAGTTCTGGCTTTCGAAGTCGTCCATCCCCAGACTGGCGAGAGAAAAATCGTCAAAGGCAGGATCCTCCGCAGCGGATATGTGCCCCATCTCTCTGCGCTTTCGCGCTACGGGCAGCAGTACCGGACCGCTCAAATGCTCCACGCAGACCCTCAGGGCGGCGGGCAGCCCATCGTGGAAGTGGAGGGCAAGATCCAGTTCGGCCTCCCCGGCAAACCCCTCTTCGATGCTCTCGATCCACAGGCGTTTCTGAAGCCGACGCTTTTATGGCGGCTGCATTCGGCAGTGGACGGCAATCAGGAGGTGGAATTTTCCTATCTCACCGGCGGGATGCGGTGGGAGGCAAATTACAACGCGGTGGCATCCGAAAAGGGTGATGTGTTCGACCTCTCTGGCTGGGTCACGCTGGAAAACATGAGCGGGAAAGATTTTGAAAACGCCCGGATCAGGCTGATGGCAGGCGACGTGGCCCGGGCGCAGGAGGAACCGCCAGTGCGCAGGGTGAACCTGGCGTTGGCGGAGAGCCTTGCGTCCGCTCCCGCCGTGGCCGAGCGCTCGTTCGAGGAGTATCACCTGTATACACTGGAGCGGCCAACGACGGTCCTGGACCGCGAGATCAAACAGGTGGAATTCGTCCGCGCCACGGGCGTTCCGGCGAAGCGTCTCTACATCTATGACGGGTTCAGGTCGGATCCGAGATTCCGGGGCTGGGATCCATCGACTCTCCGCAAACTGCCCGAATACGGTGCGAACTCAAGCTCGAAAGTGTGGGTGATGCTCGAGTTTCAGAACTCCGAACAATCCCGTCTGGGCATGCCGCTGCCCCGCGGGGCGGTGAAGATCTACAGGCGGGACGCGGACGGACGCAATGAGTTTGTCGGAGAGGACCGGATCGACCATACGCCGAAGGACGAAACCGTGCGCCTCTACATGGGCAACGCGTTCGATCTTGTGGGCGAACGGCGGCAGACGAATTTCGTCGCGGACTCGGGCAACCGCTGGGTGGACGAGAGCTTCGAGATCAAGGTGCGCAATCACAAGAAAGAGCCGGTCACCGTGCGGGTGGTGGAGCACATGTACCGCTGGACGCAGTGGGAGATCTCGTCCGCATCGCAGGAGTATAGGAAAACGGACGCACGGACGATTGAGTTCCAGCCCGTCATTGCACCGGGCGGGGAGGCGGTAATCCGCTACACGGTGCATTACTCGTGGTAA